One Maribacter cobaltidurans genomic window carries:
- the hflX gene encoding GTPase HflX: MLEKKTTEYEKAILIGIINREQNEEKVNEYLDELEFLTYTAGGEVVKRFVQKVDIPNPKTLIGSGKMEEVEHFVEENEIGSVIFDDELSPAQQRNIEKQLRCKIIDRTSLILDIFAQRAQTSYARTQVELAQYEYLLPRLTGLWTHLERQKGGIGMRGPGETEIETDRRIVRDRITLLKKKLEKIDRQMETQRGNRGSLVRVALVGYTNVGKSTLMNVISKSDVFAENKLFATLDTTVRKVVLGNLPFLLSDTVGFIRKLPTQLVESFKSTLDEVREADLLLHVVDISHPQFEEHIDSVNQILSEIKSSDKKTIMVFNKIDQYKNEVIEEDDLITEKTSRHFTIEEWKRTWMEKVGDKALFISALNKENLDEFRKRVYHEVRDIHVTRFPYNNFLYPENLDEYQ, from the coding sequence ATGTTAGAAAAGAAAACCACAGAATACGAAAAAGCCATCCTTATTGGTATAATCAATAGGGAACAAAACGAAGAGAAAGTAAACGAATATTTGGATGAGTTGGAGTTCCTTACCTATACTGCAGGTGGGGAAGTGGTAAAACGTTTTGTCCAAAAAGTGGATATTCCCAATCCTAAAACGCTCATTGGTAGCGGAAAAATGGAGGAGGTAGAACATTTTGTGGAGGAAAACGAAATAGGCTCTGTAATATTCGATGATGAGTTAAGCCCGGCCCAACAGCGTAATATTGAAAAGCAGTTGCGTTGTAAAATCATAGATCGTACCAGCCTCATCTTGGATATCTTTGCACAGCGTGCACAGACCAGTTATGCCAGAACTCAAGTAGAACTGGCCCAATATGAATATCTCTTACCGCGTCTAACTGGGTTGTGGACACACTTAGAACGGCAAAAAGGGGGGATAGGAATGCGCGGTCCCGGTGAAACGGAGATAGAGACGGATAGACGTATTGTTCGCGACCGTATTACATTACTTAAGAAAAAGCTCGAGAAGATAGATAGGCAAATGGAGACCCAGCGTGGCAATCGTGGATCGCTGGTGCGGGTTGCCCTGGTAGGTTATACCAACGTTGGGAAATCTACCTTAATGAACGTAATAAGCAAAAGTGATGTTTTTGCAGAAAACAAGCTTTTTGCCACCTTGGACACGACGGTTAGAAAAGTGGTTCTTGGAAACCTTCCCTTTCTATTAAGCGATACCGTTGGATTTATTAGAAAATTACCCACGCAATTGGTGGAAAGCTTTAAAAGTACCTTGGATGAAGTAAGGGAAGCGGATCTCCTCCTTCATGTGGTAGATATATCGCATCCACAATTTGAGGAACATATAGACTCCGTTAATCAGATTCTTTCCGAAATCAAAAGTTCCGACAAAAAGACCATTATGGTCTTTAACAAAATTGACCAATATAAAAACGAGGTCATTGAAGAAGATGATTTAATAACGGAGAAAACCTCAAGACATTTCACTATTGAGGAATGGAAACGTACTTGGATGGAAAAAGTAGGCGATAAGGCCCTTTTCATATCCGCATTGAACAAGGAAAACCTGGACGAGTTCAGAAAGCGGGTATACCATGAAGTTAGGGATATCCATGTAACGCGTTTTCCGTACAACAATTTCCTCTATCCAGAGAATCTGGACGAATATCAATAG
- a CDS encoding DUF3078 domain-containing protein codes for MKKVLFTTVFLLVCALGIAQTEEELKEQLGPKKDSIAAIQSRVEAIQSKIDALPGWKKGAFGTIGANLTNFNNWYAQGTPNNSSGNIGVTVNGFANLQQDKFFWRNSLNVNLAWVKFDDKDDPNDDDSFRQASDVFTISSLYGRKLSEKFAISGLGEYRTTILNNFNDPGYLDLGVGATWTPITDMVIVIHPLNYNFVFSSDDTIFESSLGAKIVADYTRKIGAVNFKTNLSMFQSYKSGDLSNYTWINSLGYTLWNGIGLGFEFGLRNNKQEALNYALNGPTPDANATFDNIDNSLQTYVLFGLNYAF; via the coding sequence AGGAAGAATTAAAAGAGCAATTGGGACCTAAAAAGGACTCTATTGCAGCTATCCAATCTAGGGTAGAAGCCATTCAATCAAAAATCGATGCCCTTCCGGGCTGGAAAAAAGGTGCCTTCGGTACCATTGGCGCCAATTTGACCAACTTTAACAACTGGTATGCCCAAGGTACACCCAATAACTCCTCGGGAAATATTGGTGTTACCGTAAATGGATTCGCCAATCTACAACAAGATAAATTCTTTTGGAGAAACTCGCTTAACGTAAACCTTGCTTGGGTAAAATTCGATGACAAGGATGACCCTAACGATGATGATAGCTTTAGACAGGCATCGGATGTATTCACCATATCTTCCTTATACGGTCGAAAATTAAGTGAAAAATTCGCGATATCAGGCTTGGGTGAATATAGGACCACGATTCTAAATAACTTTAACGATCCAGGCTATTTGGATTTAGGTGTGGGTGCCACATGGACCCCTATAACGGATATGGTGATTGTTATCCACCCGTTGAACTACAACTTTGTGTTCAGCAGTGATGATACGATTTTTGAGTCTTCCTTGGGAGCCAAGATTGTAGCGGATTATACAAGAAAAATAGGAGCGGTGAACTTTAAGACCAATCTTTCCATGTTCCAAAGCTACAAGAGTGGAGACCTTTCCAACTACACTTGGATCAACTCTTTGGGATATACCTTATGGAACGGTATTGGACTTGGATTTGAATTTGGTCTAAGAAATAATAAACAAGAGGCCTTGAACTATGCTTTGAACGGACCTACTCCAGATGCGAATGCAACATTTGATAATATCGATAACAGCCTACAGACCTACGTGCTTTTTGGTCTAAACTACGCTTTTTAG